Genomic segment of Truepera radiovictrix DSM 17093:
TCGAGCCCCCTGATTAATGCCTCGGCCTCCTCAAGGCGCCGCCGCTCCTCGGCCACGACCGCTTCGGGCGCGTTCTGCACGAACTTGGGGTTGGCGAGCTTTTTCTCGCTCTTGGCGCGGTTCGCGCGCAGCTCGGCGAGGCGCTTTTCCTGCCGCGCGCGCCACTCGGCGACGTCGACAAGGCCCTCGAGGGGCAGGGTGAGCTCGAGCTCCGGCACCACCTGCGACAATGCGGCGCCCGAAACGGGCTTGTCGAGCAAGGCGGCGCGCGTCAGGGCCTTGAAGACCGCCTCGTTCTCTAGAAGCGTCCCCGCACCCGCGCCGCTCGCGTACACCGCCACTTCCTGCGAGGGGGGTACGTTGGCCTCGGCGCGCAGGTTTCGCACCGCCGTGACCGCGTCCTGCAGGCGCCTAAAGTCGCGCTCGGCGGCCTCATCGAGGAGGCTCTCATCCGCTTCCGGCCAGGCGCTCAGACCGAGCTGCGTCTCCAGGTTACCGGCCCAGCCGGTGCGCCCGGTACTAGGCCCACTAGGGCCGGGCTCGAGTCTAGGGCCACTAGGCCCCCGGCGGGTGCCGGTACTAGTGCCCGTACTAGTGGCGCTGACCTCATGCCCCAACGCCTCGTAGAGCTCAGACGTGATAAAGGGCATCAGCGGGTGCAGCAGCTTCAAGATATCGGTGAGCGTGCGCCGCAAGACCACCCGGGTCTCCTGGTTGCCGGCGCGCAGCTCCGGTTTGGCGGCCTCGAGGTACCAGTCGCAGAACTCCGACCAGACGAAGTCGTACGCGGCGCGGCTCGCACCGCCCAAGTCGAAGGCCTCGAGGTGGCGCGTCACCTCCTGGATGGCGCGCTGCAAACGGCTGGTGATCCAGCGGGAGGTCAACCCCCCCGCCTCCGGCACCCCCCCTTGTAGGGGAGGCAGGGGGGGATCCCCAAGATGCATCATCGCAAACCGCACCGCGTTCCACAGCTTGTTGCCGAAGTTGCGCCCCATCTCCACCCGGCGCGGGTCCCAGCGGATATCCTGCGCCCCCGTCGAGGCGTAGGCCATGGCGAAGCGGAGCGCGTCGGCGCCCGCTTCGGCGATCACGTCCAGGGGGTCGATGCCGTTGCCCTTGGACTTCGACTGCTTCTGGCCGTGCTCGTCCAAGACCAGCCCGTGCAGCACGATGTCCGAGAAGGGTTTCTGGTCGAGTAGGGCGTAGCTCGCGAGCTGCATCTTGGTCACCCAGAAAAAGAGGATGTCGTAGCCCGTGACCAGCACCGAGGTCGGGAAGAACTTCTTGAAAAAGGGGTCCTCCGTGTCCGGCCACCCCAGGGTCGAAAACGGCCAGAGGTTCGAGGAGAACCAGGTGTCGAACACGTCGGGGTCTTGGGTCAGGGTCAGGTGCGCGTAACGCGGGTCGTCGGGGGGGTCGAGGTCGGGGTTTTGGGGGTCGGGGACGTAGATGTTGCCCTCGGGGTCGTACCACGCTGGGATCTGGTGGCCCCACCAGAGCTGCCTTGAAATGTTCCAGTCGCGTAAGCTGAGGAGCCAGTCGCGGTTGACCTTGGTGTAGCGCTCGGGCGTCAGGCGCATCTCGCCCGCGTCCAACGCGGCGAGCACCTTGGGCGCCACTTCGGACATCTTGAAAAACCACTGCGTCGAGAGAATCGGCTCCACGGGCGCTTTGGTGCGTTCGGAGAGCCCGATGGGCACGGTGTAGTCGCGCGCGTGGGCGAGCGCCCCGGCGGCCTCTAACGCCGCCACGACGCGCGCGCGCGCCTCGAAGCGGTCCAAACCGCGAAACGCCTCCGGCACTAGCTCGCCGGTGAGCCTCGCCTCGAGGTCGATCACCGAAGGGCGCGGCAGGCCGTGGCGCAGGCCGATCTCGAAGTCGGTCGGGTCGTGCGCCGGGGTGATCTTAAGCGCCCCCGTACCGAAGTCCCGCTCGACGGCCTCGTCGGTGATGATGGGCACCCACCGGTCGGTCAGCGGGATGCGCGCCCGCTTGCCGTGCAGGTGCGTAAAGCGCTCGTCTTCGGGGTGCACGGCCAGGGCCACGTCCGCGAAGATGGTCTCGGGGCGCACGGTGGCGATCTCTAACGCGCCGCCCCCCTCGAGCGCGTAGCGGAGCGTGTAGAGCTTGCCGGGACGCTCCTCGCGGTCGACCTCGAGGTCTGAAAGCGTCGTCTGGCTCACGGGGTCCCAGTTGACGATGCGCTCGCCGCGGTAGATGAGGCCCCGGTGGTAGAGCTCGACGAACTGCTTGCGCACCGCACGGGACAGCCCCTCATCCATCGTAAAGCGCGTGCGGGTCCAGTCCGCCGAGATGCCGAGGCGCTGGAGCTGGCCGAGGATGATGCCGCCGTAGCGCTCCTTCCAGGCCCACATGCGCGCCAAAAACGCCTCGCGCCCGAGGTCGTGCTTGGTCAGCCCCTCGCTCTGCAAAGCCCGCTCGACCTGGACCTGGGTCGAGATCCCCGCGTGGTCGGTGCCGGGTTGAAAGAGCGCCTCGAAACCCCGCATCCGCTTGAAGCGGATCAGGGTGTCGATGAGGGTGTTGTCGAAGGCGTGGCCCAAGTGGAGGCTGCCGGTCACGTTGGGCGGCGGGATGACGATGCAAAAGCCTGGCTTGTCGCTCGTCGGGTCGGCGGTAAAGGGCCTCTCGGCCCAGCGCCGCGCCCACTTCTCCTCGACGCTGTGGGGGTCGTACTGCTTGGGCAACTCTCGGGTCTGGGTAGATTCAGACTGCGTCATCGGTGGCTCCTTTAGGTTACGGCCATCGGCCGGAGTGCGTAGCCGCGCGAAGCGACGCCTGGTACTAGGCCCACTAGGGCCGGGCTCGGTGCCCGTACTACCGTACTAGTGGCGTTGACCTTTGGTGAGTAGCACGATCATGCGCGGGCTTACTGGGGTGTAGGGCGCTAACGTCCAGTCGCCGTAGACCTCGTGCACATCGAAGCCGGCGGCGTGGGCGCGCTCAGAGAGTTCGCTCAGGGTGTAGTGAAAGCGCGTGAGGCGGCGCGTTTGGCAGCGCCCGTCGGCAAAAATGCGCTGCTGCTCGAGGTGCTGCGCGCCCGTGCGGAGGTCGAAGTGGGCTTCCTCGAGGATCCAGGGCAGCTCTCCCCCACCCAAGAGGGGCGCCAGCTCCGCTCTGGGGGGTGCAGCCTTGCGCCACGAGCGCGTCGTCCCCGCCTGCACCAGTCGCTCGCGGTTGCTGGTGTCGAGCAGAAAGCGGCCCTGCGGCTTGAGGGCGCGCGCCACCCCGCGCAGCACCCGCGCCGCTGCGTTGGGGTCGGCAAAGAGGCCGTTGGCGACGCAGTACACCGCGTCAAACGCGTCCTCGAACTCGAGCCGGGTCGCGTCTTGCTCGAAAAGCGTCACCCCCTCGATGGGCTCCAGAAACGCCCCTTGCACGTCTACGCCGACGAGCGCCCCGAAGCCGCGCCGCTTCAGTTCGCGCAGGTGCCGCCCCCAACCGCAGGCGAGGTCCAAGATGCGCTCGGTCGGTTGGAGCCCCAACACGCGCACGAGCGCGTCCACCTCGAGCCGGGTGCGCGCCGCCGTAAAGCGGGCCTCATGCTCGAGGCGGTAGACCGTGTCGAACTCGCTCAGATCGACTGTTTGGGGTGTTTGGGTCGACATGCAAAAACCTCCTCCGCTCGGTCAATAGCTGCGGACGAGGCGAACCCCGCGGTACCACCGCGCTTCCCTTAGCACGCGCTAAAGGCACTCGTTCAAGCTGCACTGTCGGGGCAGCGTCCGGGGCGTCTACTGGGCTCGGTGTTCTATACCAAACCGTTCTTGCCCGGGCTCACGGGCGACGTTCGCTCGGCTCTCCCGGCGCCAGCTCTCAGCGCGCCGCTGGCGCTCTCTGTCGGGCAGCTGCGGTCAACGGCACGAGCCGTGGGCCTAGTGGCCCTAACCGTTCGGTCAACGGCACAAGCCGCGGGCCTAGTGGCCCTCACCGCTTCGAGCTACTCCTCCCGCTCAACGCGCCTTAAAGGATAGCAGACCGCACGGACTCCAAACAAGCGCTCTAAACCTTACGGTCGCGCGGCCTCCGACGTGCCACAGTCGGGGCCATGACCGACCCCGCAACCGCCCCCTCCACCGTCACCGCCGACCCAGCGGCGCTCGCCCACCTGCAGACCGACCCCACGATGGCGACGCTCGTCGCCCGTTTTGGGCCCTACGGATGGCGGCTCGGGGAGCCCTACCGGGTGCTCGTGCGGGCGATCGTCGGGCAGCTCATCTCGGGGGCGGCGGCGCGGGCGGTGTACGGGCGGCTCCAAGCGGCGACCGACCTCGACCCCGAACGCCTGCTGACCTGCACCACGGACGACCTCCTCGCCCTCGGCGTGCCGCGCCGCAAGGGGGAGTACCTCAGGGAGCTCTCGGCCGCCTA
This window contains:
- a CDS encoding valine--tRNA ligase encodes the protein MTQSESTQTRELPKQYDPHSVEEKWARRWAERPFTADPTSDKPGFCIVIPPPNVTGSLHLGHAFDNTLIDTLIRFKRMRGFEALFQPGTDHAGISTQVQVERALQSEGLTKHDLGREAFLARMWAWKERYGGIILGQLQRLGISADWTRTRFTMDEGLSRAVRKQFVELYHRGLIYRGERIVNWDPVSQTTLSDLEVDREERPGKLYTLRYALEGGGALEIATVRPETIFADVALAVHPEDERFTHLHGKRARIPLTDRWVPIITDEAVERDFGTGALKITPAHDPTDFEIGLRHGLPRPSVIDLEARLTGELVPEAFRGLDRFEARARVVAALEAAGALAHARDYTVPIGLSERTKAPVEPILSTQWFFKMSEVAPKVLAALDAGEMRLTPERYTKVNRDWLLSLRDWNISRQLWWGHQIPAWYDPEGNIYVPDPQNPDLDPPDDPRYAHLTLTQDPDVFDTWFSSNLWPFSTLGWPDTEDPFFKKFFPTSVLVTGYDILFFWVTKMQLASYALLDQKPFSDIVLHGLVLDEHGQKQSKSKGNGIDPLDVIAEAGADALRFAMAYASTGAQDIRWDPRRVEMGRNFGNKLWNAVRFAMMHLGDPPLPPLQGGVPEAGGLTSRWITSRLQRAIQEVTRHLEAFDLGGASRAAYDFVWSEFCDWYLEAAKPELRAGNQETRVVLRRTLTDILKLLHPLMPFITSELYEALGHEVSATSTGTSTGTRRGPSGPRLEPGPSGPSTGRTGWAGNLETQLGLSAWPEADESLLDEAAERDFRRLQDAVTAVRNLRAEANVPPSQEVAVYASGAGAGTLLENEAVFKALTRAALLDKPVSGAALSQVVPELELTLPLEGLVDVAEWRARQEKRLAELRANRAKSEKKLANPKFVQNAPEAVVAEERRRLEEAEALIRGLEASLATLGRLPA
- a CDS encoding class I SAM-dependent methyltransferase, producing MSTQTPQTVDLSEFDTVYRLEHEARFTAARTRLEVDALVRVLGLQPTERILDLACGWGRHLRELKRRGFGALVGVDVQGAFLEPIEGVTLFEQDATRLEFEDAFDAVYCVANGLFADPNAAARVLRGVARALKPQGRFLLDTSNRERLVQAGTTRSWRKAAPPRAELAPLLGGGELPWILEEAHFDLRTGAQHLEQQRIFADGRCQTRRLTRFHYTLSELSERAHAAGFDVHEVYGDWTLAPYTPVSPRMIVLLTKGQRH
- a CDS encoding DNA-3-methyladenine glycosylase family protein, whose translation is MTDPATAPSTVTADPAALAHLQTDPTMATLVARFGPYGWRLGEPYRVLVRAIVGQLISGAAARAVYGRLQAATDLDPERLLTCTTDDLLALGVPRRKGEYLRELSAAYLGGALEGLAGGSDADVLARLTALRGVGVWTAEMFLIFALGRPDVWPLKDMGVVRAGEGLYGAFGVPALSELGARFAPYRSAAVWYLWRWIEAGGLKVAPK